Proteins encoded within one genomic window of Bos indicus x Bos taurus breed Angus x Brahman F1 hybrid chromosome 18, Bos_hybrid_MaternalHap_v2.0, whole genome shotgun sequence:
- the ZNF304 gene encoding zinc finger protein 304 isoform X1: protein MAAAALMTWAQGGVTFEDVFVYFSREEWELLEEAQRLLYRDVMLENFAHVAALGCWCEADNEEAPSEQIVCVEGVSEVRTPGSCPLIQKVHPCERSDPLLKDIFHWAEHQGSCPAQNLDTRDPCGRGFLLSENFHQHQKPHSGNDPVQGDADEASCVKSCAVYELGRPCTCRGKGMDMLDSSSLFQHQSTHSGLSPHRTAEFAESFAHKSSLSCHQGDSDELMFFSCTDDEKAFMNAFSLLDNQVTQAVEVQSFRCLPCGNRSNEKSTLIHHRKLHGGETSHVCRECGKAFINLSHLKTHQKFHTGKRQYTCSECGKAFSRKDTLVQHQRVHTGERSYDCTECGKAYSRSSHLVQHQRIHTGERPYKCSECGKAFSRKDTLVQHQRFHTGERPYECSECGKFFSQSSHLIEHWRIHTGARPYECIECGKFFSHNSSLIKHRRVHTGAKSYVCGKCGKAFGCKDTLVQHQIIHTGARPYECSECGKAFSRKDTLVQHRKIHTGERPYECNDCGKFFSHSSNLIVHQRIHTGAKPYECSECGKCFSHNSSLILHQRVHSGARPYVCSECGKAYISSSHLVQHKKVHTGARPYKCSECGKFFSRNSSLILHQRVHTGEKPYVCNECGKAYSRSSHLVRHQKAHPGEGPHECGSFGDPLAASLKLV, encoded by the exons ATGGCGGCTGCGGCGCTAATGACCTGGGCTCAG GGTGGTGTGACCTTCGAGGATGTGTTCGTGTACTTCTCCCGGGAGGAGTGGGAGCTGCTGGAGGAAGCTCAGAGACTCCTGTACCGcgatgtgatgctggagaacttcGCACACGTGGCCGCCTTGG GTTGTTGGTGTGAAGCAGACAATGAGGAGGCCCCCTCCGAGCAGATTGTTTGTGTAGAAGGAGTGTCAGAGGTCAGGACTCCTGGGTCCTGTCCACTTATCCAGAAAGTCCATCCGTGTGAGAGAAGTGACCCGCTCTTAAAAGACATTTTCCACTGGGCTGAACACCAGGGTTCGTGCCCTGCACAGAACCTGGACACACGTGACCCCTGTGGGCGAGGATTCCTGTTGAGTGAAAACTTTCATCAGCACCAGAAACCACATAGTGGGAACGATCCCGTCCAGGGGGATGCTGATGAGGCCTCATGTGTGAAGAGCTGTGCTGTCTATGAGTTAGGGAGACCTTGTACTTGCAGGGGGAAAGGGATGGACATGCTGGATAGCTCTAGCCTTTTCCAGCACCAGAGCACTCACAGTGGACTGAGTCCACACAGAACAGCTGAGTTTGCGGAATCATTTGCACACAAGTCGAGTCTCAGTTGTCACCAGGGAGACAGTGATGAACTGATGTTTTTCAGTTGCACTGACGATGAGAAAGCCTTCATGAACGCCTTCAGTCTCCTCGACAACCAGGTGACTCAGGCGGTTGAAGTGCAGTCCTTTAGGTGCCTACCTTGTGGAAATCGGTCCAACGAGAAATCCACTCTTATCCATCATAGAAAACTTCATGGTGGGGAAACATCACATGTGTGCAGGGAGTGTGGAAAGGCCTTCATTAACTTGTCTCACCTAAAAACTCACCAGAAATTTCACACTGGCAAAAGACAATATACATGCAGTGAATGTGGAAAGGCCTTCAGCCGCAAAGACACACTTGTGCAGCACCagagagttcacactggagaaaggtCTTATGACTGCACTGAATGTGGAAAAGCCTACAGCAGAAGCTCCCACCTCGTTCAGCACCAGAGAATTCACACCGGAGAAAGGCCTTATAAATGCAGTGAATGTGGAAAGGCCTTTAGTCGTAAAGACACACTTGTGCAGCACCAGAGATTTCACACAGGGGAAAGGCCTTACGAGTGCAGTGAATGCGGAAAATTCTTTAGCCAAAGCTCTCACCTTATTGAGCACTGGAGAATTCACACCGGGGCGAGGCCTTACGAGTGTAttgaatgtggaaaattctttagcCATAACTCCAGCCTCATTAAACATAGGAGAGTCCACACAGGAGCAAAGTCTTATGTGTGTGGCAAATGTGGGAAGGCTTTTGGCTGCAAAGACACACTTGTTCAGCACCAGATAATTCACACTGGTGCACGGCCTTATGAGTGCAGCGAGTGTGGAAAGGCCTTTAGCCGTAAAGATACACTTGTACAGCACCGGAAAATCcacactggagaaaggccttatgagtgcaatgactgtggaaagttctttagCCATAGCTCCAACCTCATTGTGCACcagagaattcacactggagCGAAGCCTTAtgaatgcagtgaatgtgggaaatgcTTTAGCCACAATTCTAGCCTCATTCTACACCAGAGAGTTCACAGTGGAGCGAGGCCTTATGTGTGTAGTGAATGCGGAAAAGCCTACATTAGTAGCTCCCATCTTGTTCAGCACAAGAAAGTTCACACTGGAGCGAGACCTTATAAGTGCAGTGAATGCGGGAAATTCTTTAGCCGCAACTCTAGCCTCATTCTACACCagagagttcacactggagaaaagccttaCGTGTGCAATGAATGTGGGAAGGCCTATAGCAGAAGCTCCCATCTTGTTCGGCACCAGAAAGCtcaccctggagaaggacctCATGAATGCGGCAGTTTTGGTGACCCTTTAGCTGCGTCTCTTAAACTTGTTTAA
- the ZNF304 gene encoding zinc finger protein 304 isoform X2, with protein MLENFAHVAALGCWCEADNEEAPSEQIVCVEGVSEVRTPGSCPLIQKVHPCERSDPLLKDIFHWAEHQGSCPAQNLDTRDPCGRGFLLSENFHQHQKPHSGNDPVQGDADEASCVKSCAVYELGRPCTCRGKGMDMLDSSSLFQHQSTHSGLSPHRTAEFAESFAHKSSLSCHQGDSDELMFFSCTDDEKAFMNAFSLLDNQVTQAVEVQSFRCLPCGNRSNEKSTLIHHRKLHGGETSHVCRECGKAFINLSHLKTHQKFHTGKRQYTCSECGKAFSRKDTLVQHQRVHTGERSYDCTECGKAYSRSSHLVQHQRIHTGERPYKCSECGKAFSRKDTLVQHQRFHTGERPYECSECGKFFSQSSHLIEHWRIHTGARPYECIECGKFFSHNSSLIKHRRVHTGAKSYVCGKCGKAFGCKDTLVQHQIIHTGARPYECSECGKAFSRKDTLVQHRKIHTGERPYECNDCGKFFSHSSNLIVHQRIHTGAKPYECSECGKCFSHNSSLILHQRVHSGARPYVCSECGKAYISSSHLVQHKKVHTGARPYKCSECGKFFSRNSSLILHQRVHTGEKPYVCNECGKAYSRSSHLVRHQKAHPGEGPHECGSFGDPLAASLKLV; from the exons atgctggagaacttcGCACACGTGGCCGCCTTGG GTTGTTGGTGTGAAGCAGACAATGAGGAGGCCCCCTCCGAGCAGATTGTTTGTGTAGAAGGAGTGTCAGAGGTCAGGACTCCTGGGTCCTGTCCACTTATCCAGAAAGTCCATCCGTGTGAGAGAAGTGACCCGCTCTTAAAAGACATTTTCCACTGGGCTGAACACCAGGGTTCGTGCCCTGCACAGAACCTGGACACACGTGACCCCTGTGGGCGAGGATTCCTGTTGAGTGAAAACTTTCATCAGCACCAGAAACCACATAGTGGGAACGATCCCGTCCAGGGGGATGCTGATGAGGCCTCATGTGTGAAGAGCTGTGCTGTCTATGAGTTAGGGAGACCTTGTACTTGCAGGGGGAAAGGGATGGACATGCTGGATAGCTCTAGCCTTTTCCAGCACCAGAGCACTCACAGTGGACTGAGTCCACACAGAACAGCTGAGTTTGCGGAATCATTTGCACACAAGTCGAGTCTCAGTTGTCACCAGGGAGACAGTGATGAACTGATGTTTTTCAGTTGCACTGACGATGAGAAAGCCTTCATGAACGCCTTCAGTCTCCTCGACAACCAGGTGACTCAGGCGGTTGAAGTGCAGTCCTTTAGGTGCCTACCTTGTGGAAATCGGTCCAACGAGAAATCCACTCTTATCCATCATAGAAAACTTCATGGTGGGGAAACATCACATGTGTGCAGGGAGTGTGGAAAGGCCTTCATTAACTTGTCTCACCTAAAAACTCACCAGAAATTTCACACTGGCAAAAGACAATATACATGCAGTGAATGTGGAAAGGCCTTCAGCCGCAAAGACACACTTGTGCAGCACCagagagttcacactggagaaaggtCTTATGACTGCACTGAATGTGGAAAAGCCTACAGCAGAAGCTCCCACCTCGTTCAGCACCAGAGAATTCACACCGGAGAAAGGCCTTATAAATGCAGTGAATGTGGAAAGGCCTTTAGTCGTAAAGACACACTTGTGCAGCACCAGAGATTTCACACAGGGGAAAGGCCTTACGAGTGCAGTGAATGCGGAAAATTCTTTAGCCAAAGCTCTCACCTTATTGAGCACTGGAGAATTCACACCGGGGCGAGGCCTTACGAGTGTAttgaatgtggaaaattctttagcCATAACTCCAGCCTCATTAAACATAGGAGAGTCCACACAGGAGCAAAGTCTTATGTGTGTGGCAAATGTGGGAAGGCTTTTGGCTGCAAAGACACACTTGTTCAGCACCAGATAATTCACACTGGTGCACGGCCTTATGAGTGCAGCGAGTGTGGAAAGGCCTTTAGCCGTAAAGATACACTTGTACAGCACCGGAAAATCcacactggagaaaggccttatgagtgcaatgactgtggaaagttctttagCCATAGCTCCAACCTCATTGTGCACcagagaattcacactggagCGAAGCCTTAtgaatgcagtgaatgtgggaaatgcTTTAGCCACAATTCTAGCCTCATTCTACACCAGAGAGTTCACAGTGGAGCGAGGCCTTATGTGTGTAGTGAATGCGGAAAAGCCTACATTAGTAGCTCCCATCTTGTTCAGCACAAGAAAGTTCACACTGGAGCGAGACCTTATAAGTGCAGTGAATGCGGGAAATTCTTTAGCCGCAACTCTAGCCTCATTCTACACCagagagttcacactggagaaaagccttaCGTGTGCAATGAATGTGGGAAGGCCTATAGCAGAAGCTCCCATCTTGTTCGGCACCAGAAAGCtcaccctggagaaggacctCATGAATGCGGCAGTTTTGGTGACCCTTTAGCTGCGTCTCTTAAACTTGTTTAA